The Aggregatilinea lenta genome includes a region encoding these proteins:
- a CDS encoding GAF domain-containing protein — translation MSNFNRQKNTRSGASPGQQTQILILAADSKERARLFEHLQKLGGKALQFKAAESVRAAVADADIHHVDAVLLSLEALTDDTHDTITLARQTWQDAALVVLSGAGDEAARLMAITLGADDSFAREEAHYTHLRQALVTSITRRQYHQTQAQPSQRHPPSSALAGGESSPASLALEPLDAPIGQAMTQGESGEASRAAEAAALRASEAYYRQLVENAPDILFRMRLDSDLHIEYVNPAIFKLIGYTAQEWIDNPQLLLQRMPPEDQVIITKALLNHDASAFDAFRVRRKDGTMIWMAQRVSVLSQPRDGVLLLEGTLRDITEEMRAKESEQEQRILAEALRDAAVLMSSTLDLDAIFDRLLSNVQRVVPLDAANIMLIESGVAHIARSVRRHEDIEGRWTDIMFEIDRLPHLQKAIATRQTQYIVDTHADPGWIDLPEAQWIRSYMVVPICADDKVIGLLNVDSATPGIFNALHAEHLQIFADQVAIAVRNAQLYTAEREGRVLVEALHRMTVKLNSTLDLDEVFHEILDLLAEVVPYETGNIALIEDGRWYVVHSRGYPAEQDAYLKESRRPIAEIPVLQYMLNTRQPLLIADTHKIDDWHKAPGDLTKVRSYLGAPILINGDVIGFINLDAYTPGFFNERHIERLQIFAEEVTTAIHNAQLYSAEREGHALVEALRQIATKLNSTLDLEEVLPVILELLQGVVPYGTANIALIEEGRLRVVRGRGYAPELYPSLLAMPLIIEEGSPFYAMLHNGMPVLITDTSEIPSWRRVPHGFQDVRSYLGVPIQVKGDIIGFINLDGYTPGFFNERQIKPLQIFAEEAATAIHNAQLYTAEREGHALVEALRQIGATLNSTLDLDDVMHKILNSVDAVVSSNSANIMLIDDQHVQIAYWRDYPPHVVASFNQLRIPVKGTPNLEQMAITHRPMVIPDTHNWARWLDLPDEIGLQVRSYVSSPIQINGQVIGFLNLDSYTPDFFTQDHAERLQLFADQAAIAIQNAQLFDQARIHADELEERVKQRTLDLYRKQEEMETILNGSSDAILLVSPGGYVKHNNTAANYLLRRHTGPNVPITNLIVSDQRPLLSDALAAVIESKQPYRLEIEACGDMDATFQADLALSPVIDPDGHVSRVVCSFRDITLRKQMEAQLYQTLERETELNEAMSRLVTVSSHELRTSLALMRNSVDLLTMYNDRLTEEDKDEEMQQMSAGITRMTHLVGDVLTFHQFSGTEQKIAANEFDLMELTQATINGARERFEMRARKIELSAEPDSIPMCSDERLIQQIFQSLLTNANKFSPHDTPITVALSANEDDVTISVRDEGIGIPANEQRQVFDVFYRASNAVAYEGTGVGLTIVKNLLDLLDGSIEVDSDLDQGTTITVTLPRYASAACE, via the coding sequence ATGTCGAACTTCAACCGCCAGAAAAACACCCGGTCCGGCGCGTCCCCCGGCCAGCAAACACAGATCCTTATCCTTGCAGCCGATTCTAAAGAGCGGGCGCGCCTGTTCGAGCACCTGCAAAAGCTGGGGGGCAAAGCGCTGCAGTTCAAAGCAGCGGAGTCCGTCCGGGCGGCAGTTGCAGACGCGGACATTCACCACGTCGATGCTGTGCTGCTGTCTCTGGAAGCCCTGACGGACGATACCCACGACACTATTACACTGGCGCGGCAAACCTGGCAGGACGCGGCTCTGGTCGTGCTGAGCGGCGCCGGCGATGAGGCGGCCAGGCTGATGGCGATCACGCTGGGCGCGGACGACTCCTTCGCGCGGGAGGAAGCCCATTATACTCACCTCCGACAGGCGCTGGTCACGAGCATCACGCGGCGGCAGTATCACCAGACGCAGGCACAGCCTAGCCAACGCCATCCACCATCGAGCGCGCTGGCAGGCGGCGAATCATCGCCTGCCAGTCTGGCGCTGGAGCCGCTCGACGCCCCGATCGGACAGGCCATGACGCAGGGCGAATCCGGCGAGGCGAGCCGGGCTGCGGAGGCCGCTGCGCTGCGCGCCAGCGAGGCCTATTATCGCCAGCTCGTCGAAAACGCGCCCGACATCCTGTTCAGGATGCGCCTGGACAGCGACTTACACATCGAATATGTGAACCCCGCGATCTTCAAACTCATCGGCTACACGGCGCAAGAGTGGATCGACAATCCTCAGTTGTTGCTCCAGCGCATGCCGCCCGAAGATCAGGTGATCATCACGAAAGCGCTGTTGAACCATGACGCCAGCGCCTTTGACGCTTTCCGCGTCCGGCGCAAAGACGGCACCATGATCTGGATGGCGCAGCGTGTGTCTGTGCTGAGTCAGCCCAGGGACGGCGTGCTGCTGTTAGAAGGTACTCTGCGCGACATCACCGAGGAGATGCGCGCCAAGGAATCCGAGCAGGAACAGCGCATTCTGGCCGAGGCTCTGCGCGATGCCGCCGTGCTGATGTCCAGCACGCTGGATCTGGACGCCATATTTGACCGGCTGCTGTCCAACGTGCAGCGTGTCGTGCCGCTCGACGCGGCCAATATCATGCTGATCGAGTCCGGCGTGGCGCACATTGCGCGCAGTGTCAGGCGTCACGAAGACATCGAAGGCAGGTGGACCGACATCATGTTCGAGATCGACCGCCTGCCGCACCTGCAGAAGGCGATCGCCACGCGCCAAACGCAGTACATCGTGGACACACACGCCGATCCGGGCTGGATCGATCTACCCGAAGCGCAGTGGATTCGCTCGTACATGGTCGTGCCGATCTGCGCCGACGACAAGGTAATCGGTCTGCTCAACGTCGACAGCGCGACACCGGGCATATTCAACGCACTGCACGCCGAGCATCTCCAGATCTTTGCCGATCAAGTCGCTATCGCCGTGCGCAATGCGCAGCTTTATACTGCCGAGCGCGAAGGCCGCGTGCTGGTTGAGGCCCTGCACCGGATGACCGTCAAGCTGAACAGCACGCTCGATCTGGACGAAGTGTTCCACGAAATCCTCGATCTGTTGGCCGAGGTGGTGCCCTACGAAACCGGGAACATCGCGCTGATCGAGGATGGGCGTTGGTACGTCGTTCACAGTCGCGGCTATCCAGCCGAACAGGACGCATACCTGAAGGAATCGCGCCGCCCGATCGCGGAGATTCCGGTGCTGCAGTACATGCTGAACACGCGCCAACCGCTGCTCATTGCGGATACACACAAGATAGACGACTGGCATAAGGCGCCGGGTGACCTGACCAAGGTGCGCTCCTATCTCGGCGCGCCGATTCTGATCAATGGCGACGTGATCGGCTTCATCAACCTGGACGCCTACACGCCGGGCTTTTTTAACGAGCGGCACATCGAGCGCCTGCAAATCTTTGCCGAAGAGGTCACCACGGCCATTCACAACGCGCAGCTTTACAGCGCCGAGCGTGAAGGACACGCGCTGGTCGAGGCCCTGCGCCAGATCGCGACCAAGCTCAACAGCACCCTCGATCTGGAGGAAGTGCTCCCCGTTATTCTCGAACTATTACAAGGGGTGGTGCCATACGGCACAGCCAACATCGCCCTGATCGAAGAGGGTCGGTTAAGGGTCGTCCGTGGGCGCGGCTATGCGCCGGAACTCTATCCTTCCTTGCTGGCGATGCCATTGATCATAGAAGAGGGATCGCCCTTCTACGCGATGCTTCACAACGGCATGCCCGTGCTCATAACCGACACTTCCGAAATCCCAAGCTGGCGTCGTGTGCCACACGGCTTTCAAGATGTCCGCTCGTACCTGGGCGTTCCCATCCAGGTGAAAGGTGACATCATCGGGTTCATCAATCTGGACGGATATACCCCGGGTTTCTTCAACGAACGGCAGATCAAACCGCTGCAAATCTTTGCCGAAGAAGCGGCGACTGCCATTCACAACGCGCAGCTATACACCGCTGAGCGTGAAGGACACGCGCTGGTCGAGGCCCTGCGCCAGATCGGCGCGACGCTCAACAGCACGCTCGATCTCGACGACGTCATGCACAAGATCCTCAACTCGGTAGACGCCGTAGTCAGCTCGAACTCGGCCAACATCATGTTGATCGACGACCAGCACGTGCAGATCGCGTACTGGCGCGACTATCCACCGCACGTGGTCGCCAGCTTCAATCAACTGCGCATTCCGGTCAAAGGCACGCCCAACCTGGAACAGATGGCGATCACACATCGCCCAATGGTCATCCCCGACACGCACAACTGGGCGCGTTGGCTGGACCTGCCGGACGAAATCGGGCTTCAAGTCCGCTCGTACGTCAGCTCCCCGATCCAGATCAACGGCCAGGTGATCGGCTTCCTGAACCTGGACAGCTACACGCCCGATTTCTTCACGCAGGACCATGCCGAGCGGCTGCAACTTTTTGCCGACCAAGCGGCGATCGCCATTCAGAACGCGCAGTTGTTCGATCAGGCGCGCATCCACGCCGACGAGCTGGAAGAACGCGTCAAGCAGCGCACGCTCGACCTGTATCGCAAGCAGGAAGAGATGGAAACCATTCTCAACGGCAGCAGCGACGCCATTCTGCTCGTGTCGCCCGGCGGCTACGTCAAGCACAACAACACGGCGGCAAACTACCTGCTGCGCCGCCATACCGGGCCAAACGTGCCTATCACCAATCTGATCGTGTCTGACCAGCGTCCCTTGCTGTCCGACGCGCTGGCGGCTGTGATCGAGAGCAAGCAGCCCTATCGCCTGGAAATCGAAGCGTGCGGCGACATGGATGCGACCTTCCAGGCCGACCTTGCGCTCTCGCCGGTGATCGATCCCGATGGCCACGTGTCACGCGTGGTGTGCAGCTTCCGCGACATTACGCTGCGCAAGCAGATGGAAGCCCAGCTTTACCAAACCCTTGAGCGCGAAACCGAGCTGAACGAGGCCATGTCGCGGCTGGTCACCGTCTCCTCGCACGAACTGCGCACGTCCCTGGCGCTGATGCGCAACTCGGTGGACCTGCTGACGATGTACAACGACCGCCTCACGGAGGAAGACAAAGACGAGGAAATGCAGCAGATGAGCGCGGGCATCACGCGCATGACGCACCTCGTCGGCGACGTGCTCACCTTCCACCAGTTCAGCGGCACCGAGCAGAAGATCGCGGCTAATGAGTTCGATCTGATGGAGCTGACCCAGGCGACGATCAACGGCGCGCGCGAGCGTTTCGAAATGCGGGCACGCAAGATCGAGCTGAGCGCCGAGCCGGACAGCATCCCGATGTGCAGCGACGAGCGCCTGATCCAGCAGATCTTCCAGAGCCTGCTGACCAACGCGAACAAGTTCTCCCCGCACGACACGCCCATCACGGTCGCCCTGAGCGCCAACGAGGACGACGTGACCATCAGCGTGCGCGACGAGGGCATCGGCATCCCGGCCAACGAGCAGCGCCAGGTCTTCGACGTCTTCTACCGCGCTAGCAA